Proteins from one Bos indicus x Bos taurus breed Angus x Brahman F1 hybrid chromosome 19, Bos_hybrid_MaternalHap_v2.0, whole genome shotgun sequence genomic window:
- the NSRP1 gene encoding nuclear speckle splicing regulatory protein 1 isoform X1 produces the protein MAIPGRQYGLILPKKAQQLHPVLQKPSVFGNDSDDDDDETSVSESLQREAAKKQAMKQTKLEIQKALAEDSTVYEYDSIYDEMQKKKEESNPKLLLGKDRKPKYIHNLLKAVEIRKKEQEKRMEKKIQREREMEKGEFDDKEAFVTSAYKKKLQERAEEEERERRAAALEARLDVTKQRDLSGFYRHLLNQAVGEEEVPTCSFREARSEIKEEKSKGYSDEVSSESRIPPENCIRQTGVKVEENPDADSDFDAKSSENDEMEGDKGNCRREKGTETLSSHSKHHRNPARSPSSSEEREHGTQCHTKSSRSRGHEKREDEHQERPAREQDSYHTDRDSRKEKRDSHRHRESSHRDSHWKRHEEERLRGRDERERNDREWKREKDREKYPSREQERHRQRSNYDRHNEKGCEKEEKSKEKEEHVKARKERHENSDKYRDREKREVSVESSERNRDRKESSPNSRAKDRFVNQERASKMRDMEKDKERNPEKPSSSEASLGAKHRITEECQETGKEQERLHETVNKFAKRSNEETVTSARDRYLARQMARINAKTYIEKEDD, from the exons ACCTCTGTGAGTGAAAGCCTTCAGAGGGAAGCTGCCAAGAAGCAAGCAATGAAACAG accaaacTTGAAATTCAGAAGGCTCTTGCAGAAGATTCTACTGTATATGAATACGACAGTATTTATGATGAAatgcagaaaaagaaggaagaaagtaacCCCAAATTGCTTTTGGGAAAAGACCGAAAG CCCAAGTACATTCACAACTTACTGAAAGCAGTTGAAATTagaaaaaaggaacaagaaaaaagaatggaaaagaaaatacagagagaaCGAGAAATGGAAAAGGGAGAATTTGATGATAAAGAGGCATTTGTAACATCTGCTTATAAGAAAAAACTGCAAGAGAGAgctgaagaggaagaaagagaaagaagagctgCTGCACTTGAAg CACGTTTGGATGTAACCAAGCAGAGAGATCTCAGTGGATTTTATAGGCACCTATTAAATCAAGCAGTTGGTGAAGAGGAAGTACCTACATGCAGCTTTCGTGAAGCCAG gtctgagataaaagaagagaaatcaaaaggATATTCTGATGAAGTAAGTTCAGAGAGCAGAATACCTCCTGAGAACTGCATTCGCCAAACTGGTGTGAAAGTAGAGGAAAACCCAGATGCAGACAGTGACTTTGATGCTAAGAGCAGTGAGAATGATGAAATGGAGGGGGATAAAGGGAACTGCAGAAGGGAAAAGGGCACAGAGACCCTAAGCAGTCACTCCAAGCATCACAGGAATCCTGCCCGCTCACCGTCATCTAGTGAGGAAAGAGAACATGGCACCCAATGCCACACAAAAAGTTCCAGGTCAAGAGGCCatgagaaaagggaagatgaaCACCAAGAGAGACCAGCCAGGGAGCAGGACAGCTACCACACTGACCGTGATTCTCGAAAAGAAAAAAGGGATTCCCATAGGCACAGAGAGTCCAGTCACAGAGATTCCCACTGGAAGAGGCATGAAGAAGAGAGACTGAGGGGAAGAGACgagagagaaaggaatgacagagaatgGAAAAGGGAGAAAGACAGGGAGAAATATCCCTCCAGAGAACAGGAAAGACACAGACAACGAAGTAATTATGACCGACACAATGAGAAAGGATgcgagaaggaagagaaaagcaaagaaaaggaagagcatgtgaaagcaagaaaagaaagacatgaaaataGTGATAAATACAGAGATAGAGAAAAACGAGAAGTCAGTGTTGAATCTTCAGAAAGAAATCGAGACAGAAAGGAAAGCAGCCCAAATTCTAGGGCAAAGGATAGGTTTGTTAACCAGGAAAGAGCCAGTAAAATGAGAGACAtggaaaaggacaaagaaagaaaCCCAGAGAAACCCTCTAGTTCTGAAGCATCATTGGGAGCAAAACACAGAATCACAGAGGAATGCCAAGAGACAGGCAAAGAACAGGAGAGGCTGCACGAGACTGTGAACAAGTTTGCAAAGCGGAGCAATGAAGAAACTGTAACGTCAGCAAGAGACAGATACTTGGCCCGGCAAATGGCAAGGATTAATGCAAAGAcatatattgagaaagaagatgaTTGA
- the NSRP1 gene encoding nuclear speckle splicing regulatory protein 1 isoform X2: MKQTKLEIQKALAEDSTVYEYDSIYDEMQKKKEESNPKLLLGKDRKPKYIHNLLKAVEIRKKEQEKRMEKKIQREREMEKGEFDDKEAFVTSAYKKKLQERAEEEERERRAAALEARLDVTKQRDLSGFYRHLLNQAVGEEEVPTCSFREARSEIKEEKSKGYSDEVSSESRIPPENCIRQTGVKVEENPDADSDFDAKSSENDEMEGDKGNCRREKGTETLSSHSKHHRNPARSPSSSEEREHGTQCHTKSSRSRGHEKREDEHQERPAREQDSYHTDRDSRKEKRDSHRHRESSHRDSHWKRHEEERLRGRDERERNDREWKREKDREKYPSREQERHRQRSNYDRHNEKGCEKEEKSKEKEEHVKARKERHENSDKYRDREKREVSVESSERNRDRKESSPNSRAKDRFVNQERASKMRDMEKDKERNPEKPSSSEASLGAKHRITEECQETGKEQERLHETVNKFAKRSNEETVTSARDRYLARQMARINAKTYIEKEDD; the protein is encoded by the exons ATGAAACAG accaaacTTGAAATTCAGAAGGCTCTTGCAGAAGATTCTACTGTATATGAATACGACAGTATTTATGATGAAatgcagaaaaagaaggaagaaagtaacCCCAAATTGCTTTTGGGAAAAGACCGAAAG CCCAAGTACATTCACAACTTACTGAAAGCAGTTGAAATTagaaaaaaggaacaagaaaaaagaatggaaaagaaaatacagagagaaCGAGAAATGGAAAAGGGAGAATTTGATGATAAAGAGGCATTTGTAACATCTGCTTATAAGAAAAAACTGCAAGAGAGAgctgaagaggaagaaagagaaagaagagctgCTGCACTTGAAg CACGTTTGGATGTAACCAAGCAGAGAGATCTCAGTGGATTTTATAGGCACCTATTAAATCAAGCAGTTGGTGAAGAGGAAGTACCTACATGCAGCTTTCGTGAAGCCAG gtctgagataaaagaagagaaatcaaaaggATATTCTGATGAAGTAAGTTCAGAGAGCAGAATACCTCCTGAGAACTGCATTCGCCAAACTGGTGTGAAAGTAGAGGAAAACCCAGATGCAGACAGTGACTTTGATGCTAAGAGCAGTGAGAATGATGAAATGGAGGGGGATAAAGGGAACTGCAGAAGGGAAAAGGGCACAGAGACCCTAAGCAGTCACTCCAAGCATCACAGGAATCCTGCCCGCTCACCGTCATCTAGTGAGGAAAGAGAACATGGCACCCAATGCCACACAAAAAGTTCCAGGTCAAGAGGCCatgagaaaagggaagatgaaCACCAAGAGAGACCAGCCAGGGAGCAGGACAGCTACCACACTGACCGTGATTCTCGAAAAGAAAAAAGGGATTCCCATAGGCACAGAGAGTCCAGTCACAGAGATTCCCACTGGAAGAGGCATGAAGAAGAGAGACTGAGGGGAAGAGACgagagagaaaggaatgacagagaatgGAAAAGGGAGAAAGACAGGGAGAAATATCCCTCCAGAGAACAGGAAAGACACAGACAACGAAGTAATTATGACCGACACAATGAGAAAGGATgcgagaaggaagagaaaagcaaagaaaaggaagagcatgtgaaagcaagaaaagaaagacatgaaaataGTGATAAATACAGAGATAGAGAAAAACGAGAAGTCAGTGTTGAATCTTCAGAAAGAAATCGAGACAGAAAGGAAAGCAGCCCAAATTCTAGGGCAAAGGATAGGTTTGTTAACCAGGAAAGAGCCAGTAAAATGAGAGACAtggaaaaggacaaagaaagaaaCCCAGAGAAACCCTCTAGTTCTGAAGCATCATTGGGAGCAAAACACAGAATCACAGAGGAATGCCAAGAGACAGGCAAAGAACAGGAGAGGCTGCACGAGACTGTGAACAAGTTTGCAAAGCGGAGCAATGAAGAAACTGTAACGTCAGCAAGAGACAGATACTTGGCCCGGCAAATGGCAAGGATTAATGCAAAGAcatatattgagaaagaagatgaTTGA